The following proteins come from a genomic window of Kitasatospora sp. NBC_01246:
- a CDS encoding SigE family RNA polymerase sigma factor, which produces MDHSTSAEQPAEPVPPDFPAFAVSRGRHLLRTAFLLTGGDAHLAEDLLQEALGRIFVKWRRISRLDNPSGYAQTVLVNTFLSYRRRRSSSERVTDTLPDIAVDGPDPTLRLTLLRALGELPAQDRAVLVLRFWEDRSVEETAAALRLSSTAVRSRSSRALARMRATLGESLGADGQAAGGGSTGGDTGGRTTTDPTGRKAALGRVL; this is translated from the coding sequence ATGGACCACTCAACGAGCGCGGAACAGCCGGCCGAGCCGGTGCCGCCCGACTTCCCGGCCTTCGCGGTGTCGCGGGGCCGACACCTGTTGCGCACCGCCTTCCTGCTCACCGGCGGCGACGCCCACCTGGCCGAGGACCTCCTTCAGGAGGCACTCGGGCGCATCTTCGTGAAGTGGCGCCGGATATCCCGCCTGGACAACCCGAGCGGGTACGCCCAGACCGTGCTGGTGAACACCTTCCTGTCGTACCGGCGGCGGCGCAGCAGCTCGGAGCGGGTGACCGACACCCTCCCGGACATCGCGGTGGACGGCCCGGACCCGACGCTGCGGCTGACCCTGCTGCGCGCCCTCGGCGAGCTCCCGGCGCAGGACCGGGCGGTGCTCGTGCTGCGGTTCTGGGAGGACCGCAGTGTCGAGGAGACCGCCGCGGCGCTACGGCTGAGCAGCACGGCGGTGCGCTCGCGCAGCAGCCGGGCACTGGCCCGAATGCGCGCCACGCTCGGCGAGAGCCTCGGCGCCGACGGGCAGGCCGCCGGCGGCGGCAGTACCGGCGGCGACACCGGTGGCCGCACCACAACGGATCCCACTGGCAGGAAGGCGGCGCTCGGTCGTGTCCTTTGA
- a CDS encoding acyl-CoA dehydrogenase family protein, whose product MAGPVGAVVLLSSEEFIAGVEEVASRFDAATYPQRELPADDWAVLTAAGVLLPVLPAEYGGRDSHVEMCRVVEVLAEQNLAVAVYTAIVTGLALRPVVRWAGEEARREILPRFAGVRAPAAGFASTEPGCGSAMSGLTTVFEEVQGGYRIRGRKHWQALSATASWWVVVAKREGDGGREYACFLMERGDGFRTAQRYEALGLKVIDYGINDIDAFVPAHRRLDAGAGNLSSMVDIYLAGRALIGALAFGFLNRIAREARAYADARVIGRAPLSAIGFVRHRLGAIDSARTVCAALNHYVRTALDLRTDLTPAFPAIQAVKTVATELMVSCANHYQQLAGGEGYRSDSPTNIAAQAFLDSRVFTVFDGTNDLLSQQLAQYCVDSSDGLVLSAFLAVWAPTAPAVSAHGYDLRFLDRELRQEHSVLAGRVIAYVFAAARVLEWAAETGADANRARTAAEFLTADIDRVRVEFDLLDRLTANG is encoded by the coding sequence ATGGCTGGTCCGGTGGGTGCCGTCGTGCTCTTGTCGAGCGAGGAGTTCATCGCGGGTGTCGAGGAGGTCGCCTCGCGTTTCGACGCGGCGACCTACCCGCAGCGGGAACTCCCCGCCGACGACTGGGCCGTTCTGACAGCGGCGGGTGTGCTGCTGCCGGTGCTGCCGGCCGAGTACGGGGGCCGTGACAGCCATGTGGAGATGTGTCGCGTCGTCGAGGTCCTGGCCGAGCAGAACCTGGCCGTCGCCGTCTACACGGCGATCGTCACCGGGCTGGCGCTGCGGCCGGTGGTGCGCTGGGCGGGGGAGGAGGCCAGGCGCGAGATCCTGCCCCGGTTCGCCGGTGTACGGGCACCTGCGGCGGGTTTCGCCTCCACCGAGCCGGGGTGCGGCTCGGCGATGTCGGGCCTGACCACCGTGTTCGAGGAGGTTCAGGGCGGTTACCGGATCCGCGGCCGGAAGCACTGGCAGGCGCTGAGCGCCACCGCGTCGTGGTGGGTGGTCGTCGCCAAGCGGGAGGGTGACGGCGGTCGCGAGTACGCCTGCTTCCTCATGGAGCGCGGCGACGGGTTCCGTACCGCGCAGCGCTACGAGGCGCTGGGCCTGAAGGTGATCGACTACGGGATCAACGACATCGACGCCTTCGTCCCCGCACACCGGCGCCTCGACGCCGGGGCGGGGAACCTGAGCTCGATGGTGGACATCTACCTCGCGGGGCGCGCACTGATCGGGGCGTTGGCCTTCGGCTTCCTGAACCGCATCGCCCGCGAGGCACGCGCCTACGCCGACGCCCGCGTCATCGGGAGGGCCCCGCTGTCGGCGATCGGCTTCGTCCGCCACCGGCTCGGAGCGATCGACAGCGCCCGCACGGTCTGCGCGGCGCTCAACCACTACGTCCGGACGGCGCTGGACCTCAGGACCGACCTCACCCCGGCTTTCCCCGCCATCCAGGCCGTCAAGACCGTGGCCACCGAGTTGATGGTCAGCTGCGCGAACCACTACCAGCAACTTGCCGGCGGTGAGGGCTACCGGTCCGACTCGCCGACGAACATCGCCGCCCAGGCGTTCTTGGACTCCCGGGTCTTCACCGTCTTCGACGGCACCAACGACCTGCTGAGCCAGCAGCTCGCCCAGTACTGCGTGGACAGCTCGGACGGCCTCGTCCTCAGTGCCTTCCTGGCCGTCTGGGCACCGACCGCGCCCGCCGTCTCGGCGCACGGCTACGACCTGAGGTTCCTGGACCGCGAACTCCGCCAGGAGCACTCGGTCCTGGCCGGGCGGGTGATCGCCTACGTCTTCGCCGCGGCCCGCGTCCTGGAATGGGCCGCCGAGACGGGTGCCGACGCCAACCGCGCCCGCACGGCAGCCGAGTTCCTCACGGCCGACATCGACCGCGTCCGCGTGGAGTTCGACCTCCTGGACCGCCTCACGGCCAACGGCTGA
- a CDS encoding LURP-one-related/scramblase family protein, protein MSDGRPTALAAAEFAGRGPDQQSAADRVEPKRPGYRARVEPSLPAMSQNTNTPGFPGQSAAPVDDSAKVQRQVQRQAGVGPVSGGGGTLFSEPVLVVNQKAKLIELTNEYAVFDQHGAALGSVVQVGQSALRKVVRLLSSLDQYLTHKLEIRDAQGSPVLLLTRPAKLIKSRVIVQRPDGQEVGQIVQQNAIGKINFAMEVGGQKVGAVKAENWRAWNFSIVDETDTEIARITKTWEGLAKTMFTTADNYVLQIHRPLADPLLSLVVATALTVDTALKQDARGLG, encoded by the coding sequence CTGTCGGATGGTCGGCCAACTGCGCTCGCGGCAGCCGAATTTGCAGGTCGCGGGCCCGATCAGCAGTCCGCGGCGGACCGGGTCGAGCCGAAACGACCTGGCTACCGGGCGAGGGTTGAGCCTAGCCTGCCCGCCATGTCCCAGAACACGAACACCCCCGGCTTCCCCGGGCAGTCGGCCGCTCCGGTCGACGACTCCGCCAAGGTGCAGCGCCAGGTGCAGCGGCAGGCTGGCGTCGGGCCGGTCTCCGGTGGCGGCGGCACCCTCTTCTCCGAGCCGGTCCTTGTGGTGAACCAGAAGGCCAAGCTGATCGAGCTGACCAACGAGTACGCGGTCTTCGACCAGCATGGGGCCGCCCTGGGGTCGGTGGTTCAGGTCGGCCAGAGCGCCCTGCGCAAGGTCGTCCGGCTGCTCTCCTCGCTCGACCAGTACCTGACCCACAAGCTGGAGATCCGTGACGCGCAGGGCAGCCCGGTGCTACTGCTGACCCGCCCGGCGAAGCTCATCAAGTCGCGGGTGATCGTGCAGCGTCCGGACGGTCAGGAGGTCGGCCAGATCGTCCAGCAGAATGCCATCGGGAAGATCAACTTCGCGATGGAGGTCGGCGGGCAGAAGGTCGGCGCCGTCAAGGCCGAGAACTGGCGGGCCTGGAACTTCTCCATCGTCGACGAGACGGACACCGAGATCGCCCGGATCACCAAGACCTGGGAAGGCCTGGCGAAGACGATGTTCACCACGGCCGACAACTACGTTCTCCAGATCCACCGCCCGCTCGCCGACCCGCTGCTCAGCCTCGTGGTGGCGACCGCGCTGACGGTGGACACCGCGCTGAAGCAGGACGCCCGCGGCCTCGGCTGA
- a CDS encoding VOC family protein, with translation MTVRRVVPNIRSEAAEESRQFYGLLGFEEVMNHGWIMTLASPASPAAQISVMTEDRTAPVTPDMSVEVDDVDAAYALMRESGAEIVHPLQDEEWGVRRFFVRDPSGRVVNVLGHR, from the coding sequence ATGACCGTTCGCCGTGTCGTTCCCAACATCCGGTCGGAGGCCGCGGAGGAGAGTCGGCAGTTCTACGGCCTGCTGGGCTTCGAGGAGGTCATGAACCACGGCTGGATCATGACGCTCGCCTCCCCGGCCAGCCCGGCGGCGCAGATCAGCGTCATGACCGAGGACAGGACCGCGCCGGTCACACCCGACATGAGCGTCGAGGTGGACGACGTGGACGCGGCCTACGCGCTCATGCGGGAGAGCGGTGCCGAGATCGTTCACCCCTTGCAGGACGAGGAGTGGGGCGTGCGACGGTTCTTCGTCCGCGACCCCAGCGGGCGGGTGGTCAACGTGCTGGGCCACCGCTGA
- a CDS encoding nuclear transport factor 2 family protein yields MTFPAMPPAILQFFRASQEGDADTWAKAFAEDGVFHDPVGTPPIIGRAAIRDFIASVLPAFRPFLGLTPTEAHTLGSHVAVSWRGAAVTLDGRPVNWSGINIYELDEAGLIRDARAYFNRAVFQAQLAG; encoded by the coding sequence ATGACGTTCCCGGCCATGCCTCCGGCCATCCTGCAGTTCTTCCGCGCCTCCCAGGAGGGCGATGCCGACACCTGGGCGAAGGCGTTCGCCGAGGACGGGGTCTTCCACGACCCCGTCGGCACCCCGCCGATCATCGGACGCGCCGCGATCCGCGACTTCATCGCCTCCGTCCTGCCCGCCTTCCGACCCTTCCTCGGGCTGACCCCCACCGAGGCCCACACCCTCGGCAGCCACGTCGCGGTCTCCTGGCGGGGGGCCGCCGTCACCCTGGACGGCAGGCCGGTCAACTGGTCCGGCATCAACATCTACGAACTGGACGAGGCCGGCCTCATCCGGGACGCCAGGGCCTACTTCAACCGCGCCGTCTTCCAGGCCCAGCTGGCCGGCTGA
- a CDS encoding MFS transporter, translating into MSRTNAPVPPAPAGPGRRLPLVMALACGVSVANVYFPQALTPLVAGGLGITPSAAAGVATVTQFGYAAGIFLLVPLGDRLPRRPLITVLLAVTAGALLAAGLAPAAAPLMVAGAAVGLTTVVPQLLLPMAAGLVAPDRRGSVIGTLQGGLIGGILLARTFGGVIGEHLGWRAPYLAAAVLTGLLALALGLALPTTAPATRDRYPALLAETVRMLRTEPHLRRSALHQAALFGAFSAAWTALALLLTGPHYRMDAQAVGLLALIGAAGMACAPAAGRWVDRRGADRVTAWCTGGVLAAALALTAGVAGGAAGLAAVALGLLLLDVAVQTSQIANQARIFSLHPEARSRLNTAYMTCSFLGGCAGSWLGIRAYALLDWPGVCALIALAAALALTARLAERRRPLEKSPVAEPVATPTGPQR; encoded by the coding sequence ATGTCCCGAACCAATGCGCCCGTCCCGCCCGCTCCCGCGGGGCCGGGGCGGCGGCTGCCACTGGTCATGGCGCTGGCCTGCGGTGTCAGCGTGGCGAACGTCTACTTCCCGCAGGCCCTCACCCCGCTCGTCGCCGGCGGGCTGGGCATCACGCCGTCCGCCGCCGCCGGCGTGGCCACGGTGACGCAGTTCGGCTACGCCGCCGGGATCTTCCTGCTCGTCCCGCTCGGCGACCGGCTCCCGCGCCGCCCGCTGATCACCGTCCTGCTCGCGGTGACCGCCGGCGCGCTGCTGGCCGCGGGCCTCGCCCCGGCCGCCGCACCGCTGATGGTCGCCGGCGCCGCGGTCGGCCTGACCACCGTCGTCCCGCAGCTCCTGCTGCCGATGGCCGCGGGCCTGGTCGCCCCGGACCGGCGCGGGTCGGTAATCGGCACCCTCCAGGGTGGCCTGATCGGCGGAATCCTGCTCGCGCGCACCTTCGGCGGCGTGATCGGCGAACACCTCGGCTGGCGCGCCCCGTACCTGGCCGCCGCCGTGCTCACCGGGCTGCTCGCCCTCGCTCTCGGCCTGGCCCTGCCCACGACCGCGCCCGCCACCCGCGACCGGTATCCGGCTCTTCTGGCGGAAACCGTGCGGATGCTGCGCACCGAGCCGCACCTGCGCCGCTCCGCGCTCCACCAGGCCGCCCTCTTCGGCGCCTTCAGTGCCGCCTGGACGGCACTCGCCCTGCTGCTCACCGGCCCGCACTACCGCATGGACGCCCAGGCCGTCGGCCTTCTGGCGCTGATCGGCGCGGCCGGCATGGCCTGCGCCCCGGCCGCCGGGCGCTGGGTGGACCGGCGTGGAGCCGACCGCGTGACCGCCTGGTGCACCGGCGGCGTCCTCGCCGCCGCCCTGGCACTGACCGCCGGTGTCGCGGGCGGCGCGGCGGGGCTGGCGGCCGTCGCCCTGGGGCTCCTGCTGCTCGACGTGGCCGTGCAGACCAGCCAGATCGCCAATCAGGCCCGCATCTTCTCGCTGCACCCCGAGGCCCGCAGCCGGCTCAACACCGCCTACATGACGTGTTCGTTCCTCGGCGGCTGCGCCGGCTCCTGGCTCGGCATCCGCGCCTACGCCCTGCTGGACTGGCCCGGGGTGTGCGCACTCATCGCCCTCGCCGCGGCCCTCGCCCTCACGGCCCGGCTCGCCGAGCGCCGCCGGCCGCTTGAGAAGTCGCCCGTCGCGGAGCCCGTCGCCACGCCCACGGGCCCACAGCGGTGA
- a CDS encoding TetR family transcriptional regulator — MAYDSTATKERILAAATAEFAAHGVAGARVDRIAAQAEANKRAIYDYFGDKGRLFAAVLERLMADLAEAVPPGDEELPAYAERLFDYHRAHPEALRLLMWEALELGDQPVPGEQDRTRHYQDKIDAARATDGDADPRTRLFFTLGLVGWTLAMPQLRRMILGADHSLDDLRPAIARAIRGLPTDDGLGRPHPGRP, encoded by the coding sequence ATGGCATACGACTCCACGGCGACCAAAGAGCGCATCCTCGCGGCAGCGACCGCCGAGTTCGCCGCCCATGGCGTCGCCGGCGCCCGCGTGGACCGCATCGCCGCCCAGGCCGAGGCCAACAAGCGGGCGATCTACGACTACTTCGGCGACAAGGGCAGGCTCTTCGCAGCCGTCCTCGAACGCCTCATGGCGGACCTCGCCGAGGCCGTCCCGCCCGGTGACGAGGAGCTGCCCGCCTACGCGGAGCGCCTCTTCGACTACCACCGCGCCCACCCCGAGGCTCTGCGTCTGCTGATGTGGGAAGCCCTCGAACTCGGGGACCAGCCCGTTCCCGGCGAACAGGACCGCACCAGGCACTACCAGGACAAGATCGACGCGGCCCGGGCCACGGACGGCGACGCCGATCCCCGCACCCGCCTGTTCTTCACCCTCGGCCTGGTCGGCTGGACCCTGGCCATGCCTCAGCTCCGTCGCATGATCCTCGGCGCGGACCACAGTCTTGACGACCTCCGCCCCGCCATCGCCCGTGCCATCCGGGGCCTGCCCACCGACGACGGCCTCGGCCGGCCGCATCCCGGCAGGCCGTAG
- a CDS encoding serine/threonine-protein kinase — MTVTASRSTGALFAGRYRVDSVLGRGGGADVLRAVDERLNRAVALKIPRPDATADTVRRFTTEARMLARLSHPGLIEVYDYGSVAEQPYLALELVEGPTLAAVLRSGPLPAADVRHLGRDLAQTLAFVHAHGVVHRDVKPSNVLVDAAGRPRLADLGAARLLDRQASSGDEALTCTGLIVGTPAYLAPEQIRGRGALASADIYALGLLLIECLTGHREYTGAPIEAAAARLHRPPAVPPHLPADLATVLRRMTDMDPDHRPSAATCARLLAAPPPATEPVAAGTAVVPRPSRRPHVAAPRPVLLLAASVLALAGAGGSTAFVNDPPRALPAPAAVPSAPPSTAPAPAPAPVATEVAPNTPPPAPASAPTVGPVAQPAAPAPTAAPARSSAGHRSEDKQKQQGRKNDGPHGKKPK, encoded by the coding sequence ATGACCGTGACGGCCAGCAGGAGCACCGGGGCACTGTTCGCGGGCCGGTACCGGGTGGACTCGGTCCTGGGGCGCGGCGGCGGCGCGGACGTGCTGCGGGCCGTGGACGAACGGCTCAACCGGGCCGTCGCCCTCAAGATCCCCCGCCCGGACGCGACGGCCGACACCGTCCGGCGGTTCACCACCGAAGCGCGGATGCTGGCCCGCCTGAGCCACCCCGGGCTGATCGAGGTGTACGACTACGGCTCCGTGGCGGAGCAGCCCTACCTGGCGTTGGAGCTGGTGGAAGGTCCCACCCTGGCAGCGGTCCTGCGGTCCGGCCCGTTGCCGGCCGCCGACGTCCGACACCTGGGGCGGGACCTGGCGCAGACCCTCGCCTTCGTCCACGCCCACGGGGTGGTCCACCGGGACGTCAAACCGTCCAACGTGCTCGTCGACGCCGCCGGCCGCCCGCGGCTGGCGGACCTCGGCGCCGCCCGGCTCCTCGACCGGCAGGCCTCGTCCGGCGACGAGGCACTCACCTGCACCGGGCTGATCGTCGGGACCCCGGCCTACCTGGCACCGGAGCAGATCCGCGGCCGGGGAGCCCTGGCGTCCGCCGACATATACGCCCTGGGCCTGCTCCTGATCGAATGCCTGACCGGGCACCGCGAGTACACCGGCGCCCCCATCGAAGCCGCCGCCGCCCGGCTCCACCGCCCGCCCGCCGTCCCGCCCCACCTGCCCGCGGACCTGGCAACCGTCCTGCGCCGGATGACCGACATGGACCCCGACCACCGCCCGTCGGCGGCGACCTGCGCCCGGCTGCTCGCCGCACCGCCGCCCGCGACGGAACCGGTCGCGGCCGGGACCGCGGTCGTACCGCGACCGTCGAGGAGGCCGCACGTCGCCGCTCCCCGGCCCGTCCTCCTGCTGGCGGCCTCCGTGCTGGCGCTGGCGGGTGCGGGAGGCAGTACGGCCTTCGTCAACGACCCGCCGAGGGCGCTCCCGGCCCCCGCCGCGGTGCCTTCGGCACCCCCGTCCACCGCACCCGCACCCGCACCGGCACCCGTAGCCACCGAGGTCGCCCCGAACACGCCGCCCCCGGCCCCCGCCTCCGCGCCGACCGTCGGTCCCGTCGCCCAGCCGGCCGCCCCCGCGCCCACCGCCGCACCCGCCCGGTCCTCCGCCGGCCACCGGAGCGAGGACAAGCAGAAGCAGCAGGGCCGGAAGAACGACGGTCCCCACGGGAAGAAGCCCAAGTAG